The following are encoded in a window of Solidesulfovibrio magneticus RS-1 genomic DNA:
- a CDS encoding methyl-accepting chemotaxis protein: protein MKSFPVVCCVIVNALLLAAAGFLGSGPAAMALLAASFALTTIFVFWTQSAVNGACAQMQDTFAAMTSNAFTCSITDHPLLETAALREALIPHETALKARLSRDEAMIGNIITPMAIVDEQGKIKWLNEYMVKLTENDGAPEKHIGTSFSRFFYGDSRETVAEHALRTRQKQSSKTEFDTRKGHHKFISIFSAPVVDFDGKLIGAFVSVADFTGVVLKERTITEQNNRIASGVKEATAVAESLAEAAEQMSAQIGHSTEGMEEQRARTAEVATAIEEMNSTILEVARNAGDAAATAGQANSMAATGAGLVDKVIEVMESVSEKANGLKSEMRGLGEQAQGIGQIMQVISDIADQTNLLALNAAIEAARAGEAGRGFAVVADEVRKLAEKTMTATKEVSNFIRAIQDSASRNMAATDETTHVIEKADALAHDAGDALRQILNFVERTSDQVRGIATAAEQQSATSEEINRSTDHINTIAESTAGAMAVASSAVSDLAHLASDLKTSMTRMHLEQ, encoded by the coding sequence ATGAAATCGTTCCCGGTTGTCTGCTGCGTCATTGTCAATGCCCTGCTCCTGGCCGCCGCCGGCTTTCTGGGCAGCGGACCGGCCGCCATGGCCTTGTTGGCCGCCTCCTTCGCCCTGACCACGATTTTCGTCTTCTGGACCCAAAGCGCGGTCAACGGCGCCTGCGCCCAGATGCAGGACACCTTCGCGGCCATGACTTCCAACGCCTTTACCTGCAGCATCACCGACCATCCCCTGCTTGAAACCGCCGCCCTGCGCGAGGCGCTGATTCCCCACGAGACCGCGCTCAAGGCCCGCCTGTCCCGGGACGAAGCCATGATCGGCAACATCATCACGCCCATGGCCATTGTCGACGAACAGGGCAAGATCAAATGGCTCAACGAATACATGGTGAAGCTGACCGAAAACGACGGCGCGCCGGAAAAACACATCGGCACGTCCTTCTCGCGGTTCTTCTACGGCGACTCCCGCGAAACCGTGGCCGAACACGCCCTGCGCACCCGCCAGAAACAATCCTCCAAGACCGAGTTCGACACCCGCAAGGGCCACCACAAGTTCATCAGCATCTTCTCCGCCCCGGTCGTCGATTTCGACGGCAAGCTCATCGGGGCCTTCGTGTCCGTGGCCGACTTCACCGGCGTCGTGCTCAAGGAACGCACCATCACCGAGCAAAACAACCGCATCGCCAGCGGCGTCAAGGAAGCCACAGCTGTGGCCGAAAGCCTGGCCGAAGCGGCCGAGCAGATGAGCGCCCAGATCGGGCATTCCACCGAAGGCATGGAAGAACAGCGCGCCCGCACCGCCGAAGTAGCCACGGCCATTGAAGAAATGAATTCCACCATCCTCGAAGTGGCCCGCAACGCCGGCGACGCCGCCGCCACCGCCGGCCAAGCCAACTCCATGGCCGCCACCGGCGCGGGACTCGTGGACAAGGTCATCGAGGTCATGGAATCGGTGAGCGAAAAAGCCAACGGCCTCAAATCGGAAATGCGCGGCCTTGGCGAACAGGCCCAGGGCATCGGCCAGATCATGCAGGTCATATCCGACATCGCCGACCAGACCAATCTGCTGGCGCTCAATGCCGCCATCGAGGCGGCCCGGGCCGGCGAGGCCGGACGCGGCTTTGCCGTGGTGGCCGACGAAGTGCGCAAGCTGGCCGAAAAAACCATGACCGCCACCAAGGAAGTCAGCAACTTCATCCGGGCCATCCAGGACAGCGCCAGCCGCAACATGGCCGCCACCGACGAGACCACCCACGTCATCGAAAAGGCCGACGCCCTGGCCCACGACGCCGGCGACGCTCTGCGCCAGATTCTCAACTTCGTCGAGCGCACCTCGGATCAGGTGCGCGGCATCGCCACCGCCGCCGAGCAACAGTCGGCCACCTCCGAAGAGATCAACCGCTCCACCGACCACATCAACACCATCGCCGAATCCACGGCCGGAGCCATGGCCGTGGCCTCCTCGGCCGTCAGCGACCTGGCCCACCTGGCCAGCGACCTCAAGACGTCCATGACCCGGATGCATCTGGAGCAATAA
- a CDS encoding methyltransferase domain-containing protein, with protein MPFEPDRWTHIAVDDAAVYLFPQGPDWFVPNPAGQAAIERAAAGCAGSVDDALFLARLPEAVATPYAGRHEALTLSRLGELWLHVTDRCNLACRHCLFCSGPAAGAELPTAVALARVAEAAALGCRVFALTGGEPFCHPGLSDIVAAALAVPGSHVAILTNGTGFSDQSALVASWPRDRVHFQVSCDGLAPRHDALRGTGAFARLADDLARARAMGFGVTLSACPTRDNVADLPDLADLAANVGAAGLHFMWHFAAGRGRDDHRPDDDALFAAVTEAARRAEAAGVAVDNLTALAGQVFSPAGTRHDGATSGWESVAIGPDGRLYPSPALIGEAAVATPVGPGGLAAAWRHSPVLAGLRRVTCADSDDPWRFVLGGPDPDHAWRHDGRFDGEDPYLPLRRRLAGWMIAREAAGVPDGRPDRPGLRLKMGETHESCHAHGEVALAHANCLLSMAGTTSLGHIKDFYTEAAAVEKGDIVNPVRYPLELVDHIPEFFRVRGYGCGSPVADAALAPGETVMDLGCGAGVECLIAARQVGPTGRAIGVDMLPAMLGRAAKAGAATAEVLGYANAVFLQGYLEALPVADGSVDCIVSNCVLNLSTKKRRLYAEILRVLAPGGRLVFSDVATETPAPAVIRNDPTLRGECISGTLTQTDLVAILEEAGFAAVRILRRFPYRVVGGHDFYSVTVEAKKPLAAPARRRVLYRGPFRAVALASGELLPAGEVREVELHEDDPAGAFLLVLDDRGNIANPDFDAGGSSCCCGLAPNETVAALLQKTANQPALAPFNIGPPVRNNS; from the coding sequence ATGCCTTTCGAACCCGACCGCTGGACCCATATTGCCGTCGACGACGCCGCCGTTTATCTTTTTCCTCAGGGGCCGGACTGGTTCGTGCCCAACCCGGCCGGCCAGGCCGCCATTGAGCGGGCGGCTGCGGGCTGCGCCGGGTCCGTGGACGACGCCCTGTTCCTGGCCCGGCTGCCCGAGGCCGTGGCGACGCCCTACGCCGGCCGCCACGAGGCCCTGACCCTGTCGCGCCTGGGTGAGCTGTGGCTGCACGTCACCGACCGCTGCAACCTGGCCTGCCGCCACTGCCTTTTTTGCTCCGGTCCGGCGGCCGGAGCCGAGCTGCCGACAGCTGTCGCCCTGGCCCGGGTGGCCGAGGCGGCGGCCCTGGGTTGCCGGGTCTTCGCGCTCACCGGCGGCGAACCGTTTTGCCATCCGGGGCTTTCTGACATCGTGGCCGCCGCCCTGGCCGTGCCGGGCAGCCATGTGGCCATCCTCACCAACGGCACGGGCTTTTCCGACCAGTCCGCCCTTGTCGCCTCCTGGCCCCGGGACCGGGTGCATTTCCAGGTGAGCTGCGATGGTCTGGCTCCGCGCCACGACGCCCTGCGCGGAACCGGCGCGTTCGCCCGCCTGGCCGACGATCTGGCCCGGGCCAGGGCCATGGGCTTTGGCGTCACCTTGTCGGCCTGCCCCACCAGGGACAACGTGGCCGACCTGCCGGACCTGGCTGATTTGGCGGCTAACGTCGGCGCGGCCGGACTGCATTTCATGTGGCATTTCGCCGCCGGCCGGGGCCGCGACGATCATCGCCCTGACGACGACGCGCTGTTTGCCGCCGTCACCGAGGCAGCCCGGCGGGCCGAGGCGGCCGGCGTGGCCGTGGACAACCTCACGGCCCTGGCCGGCCAGGTCTTTTCCCCGGCCGGCACCCGCCACGACGGCGCGACGTCGGGCTGGGAATCCGTGGCCATCGGCCCCGACGGCCGGCTCTACCCGAGCCCGGCGCTTATCGGCGAGGCGGCCGTGGCCACGCCCGTCGGCCCCGGCGGGCTGGCCGCGGCCTGGCGGCACAGCCCGGTTTTGGCCGGACTTCGCCGGGTCACCTGCGCCGATTCGGACGACCCCTGGCGATTCGTGCTGGGCGGCCCGGACCCGGACCATGCCTGGCGGCATGACGGCCGTTTTGACGGCGAGGACCCCTATCTGCCCCTGCGCCGCCGTCTGGCCGGCTGGATGATCGCCCGGGAAGCGGCGGGCGTGCCTGATGGCCGGCCGGACCGGCCCGGGCTGCGGCTCAAAATGGGCGAGACCCACGAGAGCTGCCATGCCCACGGCGAGGTGGCCCTGGCCCACGCCAACTGTCTGCTGTCCATGGCCGGCACGACGAGCCTTGGCCACATCAAGGACTTCTACACCGAGGCCGCCGCCGTGGAGAAAGGCGACATCGTCAATCCGGTGCGCTATCCCCTGGAACTGGTGGACCATATCCCGGAATTTTTCCGGGTGCGCGGCTATGGCTGCGGTTCGCCCGTGGCCGACGCCGCCCTGGCCCCGGGCGAGACGGTCATGGACCTCGGCTGCGGGGCCGGGGTGGAATGCCTCATCGCCGCCCGCCAGGTGGGGCCGACCGGCCGGGCCATCGGGGTGGACATGCTGCCGGCCATGCTGGGCCGGGCGGCCAAGGCCGGAGCGGCCACGGCCGAGGTGCTGGGCTACGCCAACGCCGTTTTTCTCCAGGGCTATCTCGAAGCCCTGCCCGTAGCCGACGGGTCGGTCGACTGCATTGTCTCCAACTGCGTGCTCAACCTCTCCACGAAAAAGCGCCGGCTCTACGCCGAGATCCTGCGGGTGCTGGCCCCGGGCGGGCGGCTGGTCTTTTCCGACGTGGCCACCGAAACCCCGGCCCCGGCCGTCATCCGCAACGATCCGACCCTTCGCGGCGAATGCATCTCCGGCACGCTGACCCAGACCGATCTGGTCGCCATCCTCGAAGAAGCCGGATTTGCGGCCGTGCGCATCCTGCGCCGCTTTCCCTACCGGGTGGTGGGCGGCCACGATTTCTATTCCGTCACCGTGGAAGCGAAAAAACCGCTGGCCGCGCCGGCGCGCCGCCGGGTGCTCTACCGGGGGCCATTTCGGGCCGTGGCCCTGGCCTCGGGCGAGCTGCTGCCGGCCGGAGAGGTGCGCGAGGTGGAACTCCATGAGGACGACCCGGCCGGGGCCTTTTTGCTGGTCCTGGACGACCGAGGAAACATCGCCAATCCGGATTTCGACGCCGGCGGCTCCTCATGCTGCTGCGGTCTGGCCCCGAACGAAACCGTGGCCGCACTTTTACAAAAAACGGCCAACCAGCCGGCCTTGGCTCCGTTCAATATCGGCCCGCCCGTTCGGAACAATTCCTAG
- a CDS encoding YchJ family protein, with product MTDTELCPCTSGRPFADCCGPILAGTAKAATAEALMRSRYAAFVKNDMAYLGASLVAAKRPGFSASTIAAWNADVVWKGLEILETAQGGPDDERGEVRFVASYEKDGQAGDIREHARFRKKGGRWYYLDGKLEAAEPQAAPKRAPAGRNDPCPCGSGVKYKKCCGK from the coding sequence ATGACCGATACCGAACTCTGTCCCTGCACCTCCGGCCGGCCCTTTGCCGACTGCTGCGGCCCGATCCTGGCCGGCACGGCCAAGGCGGCCACGGCCGAGGCGCTCATGCGCTCGCGCTACGCCGCTTTTGTCAAAAACGACATGGCCTACCTCGGGGCCAGCTTGGTCGCGGCCAAACGGCCCGGCTTTTCCGCCTCGACCATCGCCGCCTGGAATGCCGACGTGGTCTGGAAAGGGCTGGAGATCCTCGAAACCGCCCAGGGCGGCCCGGACGACGAGCGCGGCGAAGTGCGCTTCGTGGCCTCCTACGAAAAGGACGGCCAGGCCGGCGACATCCGCGAACACGCCCGGTTTCGCAAAAAAGGCGGTCGCTGGTACTACCTCGACGGCAAGCTGGAAGCGGCCGAACCCCAAGCCGCCCCCAAACGCGCCCCGGCCGGCCGCAACGACCCCTGCCCCTGCGGTTCCGGGGTGAAGTATAAAAAGTGCTGCGGTAAGTAG
- a CDS encoding class I SAM-dependent methyltransferase, protein MAARITASLTFLQHILAEAVRPGDLAVDATVGNGHDTALLARLVGPSGLVHGFDVQAEAIASAERLLAAAGLAERVRLHVLGHERLAEVLPEADHGRATAVVFNLGYLPGGDETRTTRPQTTLAALEASREILAPGGVIALACYGGHAGGAEETEAVAAWCRSLPFAGWRVARYELINKPGGPIVAVIAHKLPKAASANSAEDVSRDTD, encoded by the coding sequence ATGGCGGCTCGGATCACGGCTTCGCTCACGTTTTTGCAGCACATCCTGGCCGAGGCCGTGCGCCCCGGCGATCTGGCCGTGGACGCCACCGTGGGCAACGGCCACGACACGGCCTTGCTCGCCCGGCTGGTCGGCCCGTCGGGCCTGGTCCACGGCTTTGACGTCCAGGCCGAGGCCATCGCCTCGGCCGAACGGCTCCTGGCCGCCGCCGGTCTGGCCGAGCGCGTGCGCCTCCATGTCCTGGGCCATGAGCGCCTGGCCGAGGTCCTGCCGGAAGCTGACCATGGCCGGGCGACGGCCGTGGTCTTCAATCTCGGCTATCTGCCCGGCGGCGACGAAACCCGCACCACCCGGCCCCAAACCACCCTGGCCGCCCTGGAGGCGAGCCGGGAAATCCTGGCCCCGGGCGGCGTCATCGCCCTGGCCTGCTACGGCGGCCATGCCGGCGGGGCCGAGGAAACCGAGGCCGTGGCCGCCTGGTGCCGGTCGCTGCCCTTTGCCGGCTGGCGCGTGGCCCGCTACGAACTGATCAACAAGCCCGGCGGCCCCATCGTGGCCGTCATCGCCCACAAGCTCCCCAAGGCCGCGTCCGCGAACAGCGCCGAGGACGTTTCGCGAGATACGGACTGA
- a CDS encoding DUF2092 domain-containing protein: protein MRKRFPAVILAALALLLAAGQALAGPAVDPKAEAVLRAMVANLQGLNAFSVTEASLVDRVFPNGQKVAFFHKTTIKAERPDKLRAEAAGDDVSGLWLVNGPNLTLYDARTKAYVALDVPPRLEQALGQALAKLRLVGPMVDFLADDPYKSIMDGVLEAVYVGQSEVGGKPCHHLAFRQLTRDFELWIDAGKTPWPLRLAVTDKTLHGDPRTLVEYADWKPVSGFSAKTFAWTPPKDATRVATAPHKPAPAAKP, encoded by the coding sequence ATGCGCAAACGCTTTCCCGCCGTCATCCTCGCCGCCCTGGCCCTGCTCCTGGCCGCCGGTCAGGCCCTGGCCGGCCCGGCCGTCGATCCCAAGGCCGAGGCGGTCCTTCGGGCCATGGTCGCCAACCTGCAAGGCCTAAACGCCTTTTCCGTCACCGAGGCCAGTCTGGTGGACCGGGTGTTCCCCAACGGCCAGAAAGTGGCCTTTTTCCACAAAACGACCATCAAGGCCGAGCGTCCCGACAAGCTGCGGGCCGAGGCCGCGGGCGACGACGTGTCCGGCCTGTGGCTGGTCAACGGCCCGAACCTGACGCTGTACGACGCCAGGACCAAGGCCTACGTCGCCCTGGACGTGCCGCCGCGCCTGGAGCAGGCCCTGGGGCAAGCCCTGGCCAAGCTGCGGCTGGTCGGCCCCATGGTCGATTTCCTGGCCGACGATCCCTACAAGAGCATCATGGACGGCGTGCTTGAGGCCGTCTACGTGGGCCAAAGCGAGGTGGGCGGCAAGCCCTGCCATCATCTGGCCTTTCGCCAGTTGACCCGGGATTTCGAGCTGTGGATCGACGCCGGCAAGACGCCCTGGCCCTTGCGTCTGGCCGTCACCGACAAGACGCTGCACGGCGATCCCCGCACTCTGGTCGAATACGCCGACTGGAAGCCGGTTTCGGGCTTTAGCGCCAAGACGTTTGCCTGGACGCCGCCCAAGGACGCGACCCGGGTCGCTACGGCCCCCCACAAGCCGGCCCCGGCCGCCAAGCCGTAA
- a CDS encoding NHLP leader peptide family RiPP precursor: protein MNDKQWCEIVEKAFSDAAFKKRLLAEPAKVLAEEGVAIPEGVTVNIVASTPKELWLVLPSHVEHIKFLSPYVAVQEVDGVEVAGCDPKTCKNPAAGCAE, encoded by the coding sequence ATGAACGATAAGCAATGGTGCGAGATTGTCGAAAAGGCCTTTTCCGACGCGGCGTTCAAGAAGCGATTGCTTGCCGAACCGGCAAAAGTGCTGGCTGAGGAAGGCGTGGCGATTCCTGAGGGCGTCACGGTCAACATCGTCGCATCGACGCCAAAGGAACTGTGGTTGGTGTTGCCAAGCCACGTAGAGCACATCAAGTTCCTGAGTCCCTATGTCGCCGTGCAGGAGGTGGACGGCGTCGAGGTGGCGGGCTGCGACCCCAAGACGTGCAAGAACCCTGCGGCGGGCTGCGCCGAGTAG
- a CDS encoding PSP1 domain-containing protein: MSHILGIKFRDHGQVYYFESGPFVVALGDDVLVQTEQGLGMGHVVAVRDDLPEDAHEGELKPIFRLPTDEDRDTKRENDQLGREAHAWCRKCIETRNLDMKLVDVEVLHDRSKIVFYFTAPGRVDFRELVKDLVKAYHTRIELRQIGVRHETQMLGAIGNCGQICCCRRFMRKFAPVTIKMAKEQNLFLNPTKISGICGRLLCCLSFEQENYEQFQKKCPRVGKKFSTSLGMVKVLRTNLFRETISVLDEVGDEHELTVEEWTQALENRPAPVEPGAEAAEAAKAETPRPEPRRAETGRPPRGESGRGDGRRDARREGGSSSERRDSRRDGGRDGGREQRRDSGRDHGRDGGRESSREGGRDPHREAERRRDTAPAASETDAHTHEAGGQPREPQPRDGLPRDNQPREPQGRDGASRSSRRSRRSGRRPGRPTGPGGPSAPGGDGAPEAPHNPRHRSRRPEGRPQGGKPSREPESGS, translated from the coding sequence ATGAGCCATATCCTCGGCATCAAGTTCCGTGACCACGGACAGGTCTATTATTTCGAATCCGGCCCCTTTGTCGTGGCCCTGGGCGACGACGTCCTGGTCCAGACCGAACAGGGCCTGGGCATGGGCCATGTCGTCGCCGTGCGCGATGATTTGCCCGAAGACGCCCATGAGGGCGAACTCAAACCCATTTTCCGCCTGCCCACCGACGAGGACCGGGACACCAAGCGCGAAAACGACCAGCTCGGCCGCGAGGCCCATGCCTGGTGCCGCAAGTGCATTGAGACCCGAAACCTCGACATGAAGCTCGTGGACGTGGAAGTGCTCCACGACCGCAGCAAGATCGTCTTTTATTTCACCGCCCCGGGCCGGGTCGATTTCCGCGAGCTGGTCAAGGATCTGGTCAAGGCCTACCACACCCGCATCGAACTGCGCCAGATCGGCGTGCGCCACGAGACGCAGATGCTCGGGGCCATCGGCAACTGCGGCCAGATCTGCTGCTGTCGCCGGTTCATGCGCAAGTTCGCCCCGGTCACCATCAAGATGGCCAAGGAACAGAATCTGTTCCTCAACCCCACCAAGATTTCCGGCATCTGCGGCCGGCTGTTGTGCTGCCTGTCCTTTGAGCAGGAAAACTACGAGCAGTTCCAGAAAAAATGCCCGCGCGTGGGCAAGAAGTTTTCCACTTCCCTGGGCATGGTCAAGGTGCTGCGCACCAATCTGTTCCGGGAAACCATCAGCGTCCTGGACGAAGTTGGCGACGAGCATGAATTGACCGTGGAGGAATGGACCCAGGCCCTGGAAAACCGTCCCGCCCCGGTGGAACCCGGCGCCGAGGCCGCCGAGGCGGCCAAGGCCGAAACGCCCCGTCCGGAACCGCGCCGCGCCGAGACCGGCCGCCCGCCGCGCGGCGAGAGCGGACGCGGCGACGGCCGCCGCGATGCCCGCCGTGAGGGCGGTTCCTCCAGCGAACGCCGCGACTCTCGCCGCGACGGCGGACGCGACGGCGGACGCGAACAACGCCGCGACAGCGGGCGTGACCACGGCCGGGACGGCGGACGAGAGAGCAGCCGCGAGGGCGGGCGCGACCCGCACCGCGAGGCCGAGCGCCGCCGCGACACCGCACCGGCCGCCTCCGAAACCGACGCCCATACCCACGAGGCCGGCGGCCAGCCCCGCGAGCCGCAGCCACGCGACGGGCTGCCCCGTGACAACCAGCCCCGCGAGCCGCAAGGCCGCGACGGAGCCTCGCGCTCGTCCCGGCGTTCCCGCCGCTCCGGCCGCCGGCCCGGCCGCCCGACCGGTCCCGGCGGTCCGTCCGCCCCGGGTGGCGACGGCGCGCCCGAAGCCCCGCATAACCCCCGCCACCGGTCCCGGCGTCCCGAGGGACGCCCCCAGGGCGGCAAACCTTCCCGTGAACCGGAGAGCGGATCGTGA
- the metG gene encoding methionine--tRNA ligase: MNRFFITTPIYYVNAKPHLGHAYTTIVADALARFHRLCGEDVFFLTGTDEHGDKIAEAAAKAGQTPKEYADAISGLFSSLWPDLGITPTRFIRTTDTDHIDAVRRALQLVYDKGDIYFGEYGGHYCTGCERFLTEKELVDGLCPDHKVKPDYIAEKNYFFRMSKYQGQLLEHIKANPDFIRPRQYRNEVVSLLESGALDDLCISRPKSRLTWGVELPFDANFVTYVWFDALINYLTAVGWPDAPDFGAWWGAAEHLVAKDILKPHAVFWPTMLLAMDLPLYKHLNVHGYWLVRDTKMSKSLGNVVEPREMAGRAGLSGMRYFLLREMVFGADASFTEEGFVGRFNADLANDLGNLANRTLAMTAKYFGSVLPAGQEADPADGELAQLAETAVANYLALFRQAQFSRALDALWELVRGLNRYVDATAPWTLFKEGRTDRLATVMRSALGGLRTVAACLSPVMPEAAATLLTQLGQDPAAVNLMDEAKGFAPLAAAAQVAATSNLFPRLDPPVREEAAAPKAAKPAKEDKKKEKSKEAPAKPGPAAEVEYDDFAKLDLRLGKVVSVAPVPGADRLYIVQADIGEEAPRQVVAGLAEHFTPEELVGSQVTIVANLKPRKLRGVVSHGMILAVRHAGGMALMTASVPVAPGDRVS, from the coding sequence GTGAATCGCTTTTTTATCACCACGCCCATTTACTACGTCAACGCCAAGCCCCACCTGGGCCATGCCTACACCACCATCGTGGCCGACGCCCTGGCCCGGTTCCATCGGCTGTGCGGCGAGGACGTCTTTTTTCTGACCGGCACCGACGAGCACGGCGACAAGATCGCCGAGGCCGCGGCCAAGGCCGGCCAGACGCCCAAGGAATACGCCGACGCCATCAGCGGCCTTTTCTCCTCGCTGTGGCCGGATCTCGGCATCACGCCCACGCGTTTTATCCGCACCACCGACACCGACCACATCGACGCCGTGCGCCGGGCCTTGCAGCTCGTCTATGACAAGGGCGACATCTATTTCGGCGAATACGGCGGCCATTACTGCACGGGCTGCGAGCGGTTCTTGACCGAAAAAGAGCTGGTGGACGGCCTGTGCCCGGACCACAAGGTCAAGCCCGACTACATCGCCGAGAAGAACTACTTCTTCCGCATGTCCAAGTACCAGGGCCAGCTTTTGGAGCACATCAAGGCCAACCCGGACTTCATCCGGCCGCGCCAGTACCGCAACGAGGTCGTGAGCCTCCTCGAATCCGGGGCGCTGGACGATCTGTGCATCTCCCGGCCCAAGTCGCGCCTGACCTGGGGCGTGGAACTGCCTTTTGACGCCAATTTCGTCACCTACGTCTGGTTCGACGCGCTCATCAACTACCTGACCGCCGTCGGCTGGCCCGACGCCCCGGATTTCGGGGCCTGGTGGGGCGCGGCCGAGCATCTGGTGGCCAAGGATATCTTAAAGCCCCACGCCGTCTTTTGGCCCACCATGCTGCTGGCCATGGACTTGCCGCTGTATAAGCACTTAAATGTCCACGGCTATTGGCTGGTGCGCGACACCAAGATGTCCAAATCCCTGGGCAACGTGGTCGAGCCGCGCGAGATGGCGGGGAGGGCCGGCCTGTCCGGGATGCGCTATTTCCTGTTGCGCGAAATGGTTTTCGGGGCCGACGCGAGCTTTACCGAAGAGGGCTTTGTCGGGCGCTTCAACGCCGATCTGGCAAACGACCTCGGCAATCTGGCCAACCGCACCCTGGCCATGACCGCCAAGTATTTCGGCTCGGTGCTGCCGGCCGGCCAGGAGGCCGACCCGGCCGACGGCGAGCTGGCCCAGCTGGCCGAGACGGCCGTGGCCAATTACCTGGCCCTGTTCCGTCAGGCCCAGTTTTCCCGGGCCCTGGACGCCTTGTGGGAGCTGGTGCGCGGGCTCAACCGCTACGTCGACGCCACGGCCCCCTGGACGCTCTTCAAGGAAGGCCGGACCGACCGGCTGGCCACGGTCATGCGAAGCGCCCTTGGCGGCCTGCGCACGGTGGCCGCCTGTCTGTCGCCGGTCATGCCCGAGGCGGCGGCCACGCTGCTCACCCAGCTCGGCCAGGACCCGGCCGCCGTCAACCTCATGGACGAGGCCAAGGGCTTTGCGCCCCTTGCCGCCGCCGCCCAGGTGGCGGCCACGTCCAACCTCTTCCCGCGCCTGGACCCGCCGGTCCGGGAAGAAGCGGCCGCGCCCAAGGCGGCCAAGCCGGCGAAGGAAGACAAGAAAAAAGAGAAGTCCAAGGAGGCCCCGGCCAAGCCCGGACCGGCCGCCGAGGTGGAATACGACGATTTCGCCAAGCTCGACCTGCGCCTGGGCAAGGTGGTCTCCGTGGCCCCCGTGCCCGGGGCCGACCGGCTCTACATCGTCCAGGCGGACATCGGCGAGGAGGCCCCGCGCCAGGTGGTGGCCGGGCTGGCCGAGCACTTCACCCCCGAGGAGCTGGTCGGCAGCCAGGTGACCATCGTGGCCAACCTCAAACCGCGCAAGCTGCGGGGCGTGGTCTCCCACGGCATGATCCTGGCCGTGCGCCATGCCGGGGGCATGGCCCTGATGACAGCCTCGGTTCCGGTGGCGCCGGGAGACCGGGTGTCCTAG